The nucleotide sequence GTCATCGGCACCGTGCCGGCGTGCCCCGCCCGGCCGCCGAGCTCGAGCCGCGCCCGGCTCTGGCCGGCAACCGCGTCCACCACGGCCACAGGCTTACCCAGGCTGTCGAGGACCGGCCCCTGCTCGATGTGGACCTCGAGGTAGCCGAGGATATGACCACCGTTGAAGCGCTTCTCGAGCAGCCTTTCGCTCTCACCGCTGAAGCCTTCGATGGCCTCCGCCAGGCTCACGCCGCCCCCGTCCTCGCGCGCCAGCAGCTCGGGGGTGAAGCCGCCCGTATAGGCCAGGCTGCCCAGGAAGGGCGCGCCGAAACGCAGCCCCTCCTCGTCGGCGAAGCCCACCACCTCGACGGCGAAGGGCAGGCGGCGGCCGGTCACTTGCAGGCGCTGCACCGCGGCGACGCCCAGGAGTACGCCCAGGACGCCGTCGTACTTGCCCGCGTCTCTGACGGTGTCTAAGTGCGAGCCGATGATGAGGACCGGCGCGCCCTCGCTCAGGCCGGCGTAGCGCCCGCGCAGGTTGCCGACCT is from Deinococcota bacterium and encodes:
- a CDS encoding M20/M25/M40 family metallo-hydrolase, which translates into the protein MEEPVDLGAEPLAREVMSRCEVLAGFSEEEGRLTRTFLSAPMQTVRYAVERWMEEAEMLVMTDEVGNLRGRYAGLSEGAPVLIIGSHLDTVRDAGKYDGVLGVLLGVAAVQRLQVTGRRLPFAVEVVGFADEEGLRFGAPFLGSLAYTGGFTPELLAREDGGGVSLAEAIEGFSGESERLLEKRFNGGHILGYLEVHIEQGPVLDSLGKPVAVVDAVAGQSRARLELGGRAGHAGTVPMT